AGGCTTTCCCTAAGGCGCGGGCCAGCGGATTGCTAAGTCCCCGGAACTCGTAATCCTTGCCGCGCGCCTGCTCGGCAGCGCTGGCGTAATGGACGTCGCTGAGGATGCCGAGGGTGCAGGTGCGCATGATGCCTATGTCGCGTAGCCCGTCCCGGCGTGGTCGATCAGGCTGAAACCGGTAACAGAACCCGAAAATCCGAGCCTTTGCTGGGCCGGCTCACCACGCGAATGTCTCCCCGATGCTCCCGGATGATGCGCCGGGTAATGGGCAACCCAAGCCCGGTGCCGCTTGGCTTGGAAGTGAAGAACGGCTCGAACACGCGCTCCAGGTGCTCCGGAGGAATCCCCAAACCGCTGTCTTGGATTGCCACCTGAACCTGCGTCCGGTCAGCCCTGCCCCCCGGTACAACAAGCTCGGTAGTGACCGAGAGCGTTCCATTCGGGCCCATGGCTTCTAGTGCGTTCAGAAACAAGTTCACAAATGCCTGCTGTAATTGACAATCATCGCCTTTCACGAGGTCGGGAACGGCCTGGAAGGAACGGCTTAGAAGGACCTGCTTGCCGTTCAATTGGGGTTGGACCAGACGCAACGAATGGTCGAGGACTTCGTGCAGGCGCACCTGCCTCAACGCCGGGCGGGCCGGCCCACCGAACTTCAGGATGCGGCTGACAATCTCATCAATTCGGCCTAGCTCGCGACGGACCACTCCAACCAACTCGGTGTCCTGATGCTTTTCCAGCAACAGATCAACAAAGGTCCTGCCGGCCACGAGCGCATTTCTAATTTCATGGGCCATCGAGGCGGCTAGTGTGCCAATGCTCGCCAAACGGTCGAGTTGTTCGAGGCGCTCATCCAGTTGACGCGTGGGAGTCAAATCGGTGAGGACCAGTATCACGCCTGATCCCTTCTTGCCGGGTTTGAGCAATGTTGCGCTGACATGCAGGGTGCGCGCCCCGCCTCCGCCGAGCTTCTGTTCGATCACTCGTTCAACGGAGGCACCCCCTGATACAAGGCTTTCACCGAGGATCGCTTGTACCCCTGCCGGCAAGGCGGCGAAAGCGGGGAGACTCGCTTCACCGCCGGCCAGATTCAATAGCTGCCTCGCCTGGCGGGTTAGGGACGTAATCTTCCTCTTGCCATCAACAACGACAACACCGCTGACCGGGCGCTCACGAAGCACCCTCCCGCATCCCAGGCTTTCCTGGGTAGTTTCCGTTCCAGACGGTTCCTTAGGCGGCGACCCGCCCGGCCCGTTCAGGGTCCCACTTGCGCGGCGATTTCTACCCGGGTAACTTTGCTTGCTAGATAGGCCGGTCATTCCAGTCATGTGTTCTCACGGAGCGCAGCAGGCTAGTCCCTTCCAATGCGCCCAACAACAGGAAAACTGCCGCAGGGAAAGGCCAGCACAGGAGTTCCGTTCCAAACAGACCATGGAGACAAATGTGAGAACTTTGCGGTCCTTCGCAATCCCCGGCCTCTCCAGAATGGACTCGGGCACAGGGGGGACACGCGCTGATATCCGGCGCTTAAGGGATACCCCCCCGCCGCGCCTATTCCTGACGCGGCGGAGAGCCGCGACGCTTACGGGGCGGGATTCACCGCTGCCGAGCGATAGAACCTCTGCGCAGTGTGGTTGGTCACTGTGATTGACCACAGCCCGCTCGGCGCCGGCGCGGTATTCGTGCTGTTCGCCAACACCTGCCAGCCGGACATGAGGCTCGTCACGTCGGGGCTACTGACCACGTAATACTTCGCCTGCGGGGTGCCGATGAAGTTCAGCGTGTAGCTGCCGTCTCCGTTGATCACCACGGAAACTATGACATTGGTCTGGCTGTAAACCACGGCGCTCTGCACCACTTGCTCCAAACTGTCGCTGCTGCCCAGGAATATTGCGTCCCCATAGTACTCCGCCGCAATCGTGTTGGTACCCACCGGCAACAAAGCTGTGCTGACACTTGCCACCCCGCTTACAAGGAGGTTGGTGCCGAGCGGCATGTTGTTGACACGAAAGACGATCTCCCCGGTCGGTGTCTCGGTCGCCGGCGGCACTGCACTCACCGTCGCCGTAAACGTCACGTTTGAGCCTGCGATGGAGGGATTCTCTGACGAAACCAGGGCCGTAGCCGAAGCGGGCGGAGTGGTGGCCGTCACCTCATAATCAAAGGTGCCATTCGCGACATCCGCACCGTTGTACCCCTTTACGTGCAGATACCAGGTGCCTGCCGAACTCGGCACGGTCACAACCGTTCCATTGGACCACTGTGTCTCAGTATCCGTCCAAGTGTGCGTCGGGGAGGTGTCCCAGGCATACCGATAGTACTGGACCTGGCCCGGACCGAAGCCGCCGACTGCCGCCCAAGTGACATTGCTGCCGACGGGCAGAGTAGCCTGGTCCGGAGCGACGCTGCCAATCTCCGGCCGGACAGACAGAGTCCAGACTACTGTCGGCGCCAGCGAGCTCGAGATGTTGTGCCAGACACCGCGTGCTTCGCTGCTGTTGTCGCGGGCCGCAAGAGTATAGGTGTAAGAGGTGTTGGCGACGAGGCCGGTGTCATTCGCCACCGTGCCAGTGCTCCAGCCGGAAACGATTTCGCCATCGCGGTACGCCACCACACCGACATCCCCAACGCGGTAGTAGTTCCCGGAAGTGCTGCTGGCCTCATCCGCGGCTTCAGTGGCGCCGGCGGCGATGCCGACTCCTTGATCGAGCGGAACGGTCCAAGCCAGGTTGACCTGGCTGGGGCTGACCGCGCCAGCACTGGAGAAAGCTGGGTTCAGTGGCGCTACGTTGTCCACATAGACATCCATATAGGTTCCCGCACCGCCGCCGTTCCAGTTCGCCCCCCCGGTCTGTCCATTGTTCTGGAACGAAGTGCGGCCGGACTTGCTCACCGCGAAGAAATGGAAACGCCGATGCCCCGTGACGCCGGTCTGGGTGTGCGTCCAACTGTTGCTGCCGGAAGTGACCATGGCGTAGTCGGTATCACCACTCAAGCCATAGCCCCATTCGTAGTGCATCACCCGCCAGAATGGGACCGGGCCGTTGCCTTCGGCTGAGCCACTGGCGCTCACCGTGGTGTCTTTGCCGTAGAAGTTGGCGTTCGGCGTCGGATTGTCACCGCCACAGAAGTTGGTGACATACACGAACGGATACCAGGCATCCTGCTCATAACCGACGCCGTAGCTGTAGTAGCCGCCCAGGTCGAAGACGTTGACCGAAGACTCGTTGAGGTTAACGTTGCCGCCGTTGCGCAAACTCATCGTGCCCTGGAAGCCGCCGGTGAAGTTGTGAACCTTGAAGAGCACCCGGCTCCAGCCCACAGGCAGCGTCACCGCGCTGGTGACGTCCTGATCGCGCGTGAGGCCCCGCGCGGCGTTGTTGTCGTTAATCAGGCTGCCGTTAATCCAGACACGACTGCCGTCATCCGTGCCGATGGCAACCTTTGGCGCGGCGCCGGCGGGGGAGAAGACCCACGCAAAGCCATAGGAGTCCATGTTGTCGCCGTTGCCATAGGCACTGGCGTTGCCCTTGAAGTCCAGCGTGTTGGCATTGTTGCAGTCGCCGGTGGTAACGCGGCCAGGCGTTTTGCCGCTCAGCCCCAGGCCGGCCGCGATCACGTTGCCGTGGCTGGTGTCAATGGCCGGATAGAGGTAAAGGCCGGTCTCACCCCAGGCAAACGACCGGCCGGAGGTGTCGCTGACGCTGGTGGAAGCGTACCCGCCCAGGCAGGTCCAATCGTTGACGTAATGCCAGCGCGAGCCGTACATGTGGATTTGGGCGACCCCCGTCATCCTGACGTTGCACGTGGTATTGCATCCGCCGGAGGGGGCGCCTTCGCTCTCATCGGAGCTAACGTAGCAACCATTCCAGTTGGAGAGGTTGTCCGTGACCTGGTCCAAAGGCGTCATCCAGTCGCCGTAGAGACACTCGTTGATGGTGCTGAATTGGCCGCTGTAGGACCCGGCCACATTGCGGTAACGAACGTATATCTGGCTCGTGGCCTTGCTGCACGGCACCTGGAAATCCATGTGGACCCACCCCCGGCCGCTCCACGTGAACCCCGGGTTCCAAGTCGCCAGGCCGTTGCGGGTGTTGCAGTTGGTGGTAGTGCGGTCAACGATGTACCAAACCTCATAGCCGCAATTGCTGCTGTAGCCGGGAAAGTTCTGGGTCGGATTGCCTTGCCAATCCGCCGTGTAAGAGCCGATGGCGATCCCGGGGATGCCGACCGTCAGCACCGACTCGGCGCTGAGGACCGAGCCATTGGTGTTGCTGACCAGCACCGTGTAAGTGCCGGCGTTGGTTTGCTGAACATTGCTGATGGTTAGTGTGGTGGTGGTGGCACCGGAGACGTTGCCGCCATTGTTGAGGTCCGCCGCATTCTTGCGCCACTGGTAGCTGAGCGGCTGGCTGCCCGCGGCCGCGACGGTGAAGTTGACCGTGCCGCCGGGAGCCACGGTTTGGCTCAACGGCTGGGTGGTAATGCTCGGCCCTCCACTGGCATTCGTCACAACGACGCTGGTCGTCAAAGTCGCCCCGAACCACGCCACGCCTTCCCGCAACATCCGCCAGTCGGTCGTGTAGGTGCCGGGCGTTTCCGGAGCGGTGAAAGTCAGGGTAAACGTCTTCGTCGCGCCCGGATCCACTTCGCCGCCCACATTGTAGCGCGTCGTCGCCGTGAACGGATCGGAGTCGCCGACCGCGCCGAGCTTGAAGCTCCGGGCGTCATTCCACAACACCCCGCGGTTGCGGAAGGTGATGTGCACCGTGGTCGCCGCGCCGGCCATCATGCTTGCCGGAATGTCATGACTGACAAACTCGTCTGAATAGTAGTCCCACGTTGGAGTCACCCCGAAGTAGTCACAAATGCCTTTATACGTGGCCCACATGGTGGTCGAGCGGAAGAAGTTGTCCTGCAGATAGAGCCCGTCGCGATCACAGCTATCGTGAAAGGCCAGCTCGATCAGAACCGCGGCGCGCTCGGGAATGCGCGTCTCGGCCTGGCCCCCATCCGCGTTCAACGCCCCCCGATCCCTCCAGGTCGTGTCCCCATACTTGTTGCGAATCGAGTCCACGATTGCATTATTGATATCGGTGGCAAGCGTCTGGCTGATGGCCCCCCAGGGTGCGTGCACGGTACCGGCATCGTAATAAGTGCAGGTTCCGTTCGGACAGGAGGAGCCGACGCAATCCCCCGTGTAGCCGTTGCTGTGTAATGAAACGTAAATATCGGTGTCATCGTAGTTTGAGGCCAGTCCCCGCGAGCGCAGCGAATCGTCCGATTCACTTGCGCCTGATCCCAAAGTGCAGCCCGTAAGGCTGCCATACACAGAACAGGGATAACCATTCAACTGGAGCCAATAGCCGGCGGAGATGCGCCACCAGGGCTCCCCGCTGCCTGTGTGCATGCCGTAGTTCTTGTCGAGACACCGATACACCTTCGTCACCGCGCCGTCTTGCGTTAAGTACTGATTCAGGTATATCATCCCTTCCAGGTTGTGATCGTCTTCGCAATTCAGCGGAGCGCAGTAAACCGGGCGTTCAAAAAGATAGCTGCTGCCCGACCATCGCTTCCCATGCCCTGGCGAGAGGCTGATGGATCTGCCCGTCAAAGCGCTGCCACTGGCGAAGACCGGTCCGGCATCTGCCGGTGAGGTTTTCCGGGGAGCTATCGTGGGGGTGGCGGGCAGGTAATCACTCAACACTCGCCCGTCGCTTTGCATGCGCACGGTCCCCTCAATCCCGAATTGCATCAGTGTTGCGCGCACCTGGCCGAAAATCATCTCGAGCCGCGCGTCATCCAGTCCGGCGGCGAGGATGTTGGTGGAGAATTCGACCGTAGCGCCAACCTCGCTTAGTGAAAACTTCTCGACGCTCGTGCCAGCCGGGACGGCGGAAAGCAAACCTGGCGGCGGTGTCGCCAGCGCCTCGAGCGCCGACGCCGGGTCAGTCACTTCGGGCCGTGTCAGACCAAACAGGCCGCCCTGCTCGTTGACATAGACCACCACGGCGGCGGAGCACGCGAAGCCGTGCGCCAGCACCAGGCAGCAGAAGGTTGCGAGAGCCCGCACAATGCGGTTGGAATAGATCGGATTGTCTTGGGATTTGTTCATAGACTTGAACTCAACAGGTTGGCTGTACGCTGGATTTCAGCGACAATCGCCCGCGTGCAGTCGAACGCCCCGATTTGAGGCGCAACGCCTGCAATGCGATCGCAGTTACCGAACACCAGTATTAAGACTACGTGTCTTACCGATTATGGGCAAGGACTGACTGCCGCGGACCGATAGAATCGCTGAGGCTCTGTATTGCTGACCGTTACTGACCACAGACCGTTGGTGTCAGCAACAGTATTGGTGCTGCCGGACAAGGGTGCCCAACCAGCGGCTTGCGTTAAGTCCGAGCCGGCCACCACGTAGTACTGCGCCAGCGGTGTGCCCTGAAAGTTAATCGTAAATGTGCCGTCCGGATTGTCGGTAATGCTCACAACCACGTTAGTCTGGCTGCACGGCGCCAGATTCTGGATCGCCTGCTCCAAACTGTCGCTGCTGCCCAGGTAATTGCCTTGAGCCGCATATTGCACCGCCACGATGTTGGTGCCAAGTGGCAGTGCCGTTGTGCTCGCCGCTGCCACTCCGCCGGCCAGCGCAT
Above is a window of Candidatus Paceibacterota bacterium DNA encoding:
- a CDS encoding Ig-like domain repeat protein, with the protein product MNKSQDNPIYSNRIVRALATFCCLVLAHGFACSAAVVVYVNEQGGLFGLTRPEVTDPASALEALATPPPGLLSAVPAGTSVEKFSLSEVGATVEFSTNILAAGLDDARLEMIFGQVRATLMQFGIEGTVRMQSDGRVLSDYLPATPTIAPRKTSPADAGPVFASGSALTGRSISLSPGHGKRWSGSSYLFERPVYCAPLNCEDDHNLEGMIYLNQYLTQDGAVTKVYRCLDKNYGMHTGSGEPWWRISAGYWLQLNGYPCSVYGSLTGCTLGSGASESDDSLRSRGLASNYDDTDIYVSLHSNGYTGDCVGSSCPNGTCTYYDAGTVHAPWGAISQTLATDINNAIVDSIRNKYGDTTWRDRGALNADGGQAETRIPERAAVLIELAFHDSCDRDGLYLQDNFFRSTTMWATYKGICDYFGVTPTWDYYSDEFVSHDIPASMMAGAATTVHITFRNRGVLWNDARSFKLGAVGDSDPFTATTRYNVGGEVDPGATKTFTLTFTAPETPGTYTTDWRMLREGVAWFGATLTTSVVVTNASGGPSITTQPLSQTVAPGGTVNFTVAAAGSQPLSYQWRKNAADLNNGGNVSGATTTTLTISNVQQTNAGTYTVLVSNTNGSVLSAESVLTVGIPGIAIGSYTADWQGNPTQNFPGYSSNCGYEVWYIVDRTTTNCNTRNGLATWNPGFTWSGRGWVHMDFQVPCSKATSQIYVRYRNVAGSYSGQFSTINECLYGDWMTPLDQVTDNLSNWNGCYVSSDESEGAPSGGCNTTCNVRMTGVAQIHMYGSRWHYVNDWTCLGGYASTSVSDTSGRSFAWGETGLYLYPAIDTSHGNVIAAGLGLSGKTPGRVTTGDCNNANTLDFKGNASAYGNGDNMDSYGFAWVFSPAGAAPKVAIGTDDGSRVWINGSLINDNNAARGLTRDQDVTSAVTLPVGWSRVLFKVHNFTGGFQGTMSLRNGGNVNLNESSVNVFDLGGYYSYGVGYEQDAWYPFVYVTNFCGGDNPTPNANFYGKDTTVSASGSAEGNGPVPFWRVMHYEWGYGLSGDTDYAMVTSGSNSWTHTQTGVTGHRRFHFFAVSKSGRTSFQNNGQTGGANWNGGGAGTYMDVYVDNVAPLNPAFSSAGAVSPSQVNLAWTVPLDQGVGIAAGATEAADEASSTSGNYYRVGDVGVVAYRDGEIVSGWSTGTVANDTGLVANTSYTYTLAARDNSSEARGVWHNISSSLAPTVVWTLSVRPEIGSVAPDQATLPVGSNVTWAAVGGFGPGQVQYYRYAWDTSPTHTWTDTETQWSNGTVVTVPSSAGTWYLHVKGYNGADVANGTFDYEVTATTPPASATALVSSENPSIAGSNVTFTATVSAVPPATETPTGEIVFRVNNMPLGTNLLVSGVASVSTALLPVGTNTIAAEYYGDAIFLGSSDSLEQVVQSAVVYSQTNVIVSVVINGDGSYTLNFIGTPQAKYYVVSSPDVTSLMSGWQVLANSTNTAPAPSGLWSITVTNHTAQRFYRSAAVNPAP
- a CDS encoding ATP-binding protein, translated to MIEQKLGGGGARTLHVSATLLKPGKKGSGVILVLTDLTPTRQLDERLEQLDRLASIGTLAASMAHEIRNALVAGRTFVDLLLEKHQDTELVGVVRRELGRIDEIVSRILKFGGPARPALRQVRLHEVLDHSLRLVQPQLNGKQVLLSRSFQAVPDLVKGDDCQLQQAFVNLFLNALEAMGPNGTLSVTTELVVPGGRADRTQVQVAIQDSGLGIPPEHLERVFEPFFTSKPSGTGLGLPITRRIIREHRGDIRVVSRPSKGSDFRVLLPVSA